The following proteins are co-located in the Polystyrenella longa genome:
- a CDS encoding PEGA domain-containing protein, producing the protein MPLTVHSQPVRTSRLRRMAVGAVLGCLLVTMGSGCVFRRMTIESDPPGALAKVDGKEVGYTPCSFSFLYYGTREIQLLKDGYQTLTVMQKVQTPWYQWPGIEFLADNFSPQKITDRQTFRYTMQRQQVPPSNELIQRGRSFRSQAEFGQ; encoded by the coding sequence ATGCCCTTAACTGTTCACAGTCAACCAGTAAGAACCTCCCGTCTGCGGCGAATGGCCGTTGGGGCAGTGTTGGGTTGCCTGTTGGTCACGATGGGTAGTGGATGCGTATTTCGCCGAATGACGATTGAATCCGATCCACCTGGGGCATTGGCCAAAGTGGATGGTAAGGAAGTGGGATACACGCCCTGTTCGTTTTCGTTTCTCTATTACGGAACGCGGGAAATCCAGCTTCTCAAAGATGGTTACCAGACATTGACTGTCATGCAGAAAGTGCAGACTCCCTGGTACCAGTGGCCCGGAATCGAGTTTCTGGCGGACAACTTCTCTCCCCAGAAGATCACTGATCGGCAAACGTTCCGTTACACGATGCAGCGACAACAGGTGCCGCCGTCGAACGAACTGATCCAACGGGGTCGCTCATTCCGGTCTCAAGCTGAATTCGGCCAATAG
- a CDS encoding DUF6159 family protein, with protein MSFFSRIGNTWELMGASWDLLKQDKELLFFPIFSSISCLLVSATFLLPFYMVSESFVPPSQEAPLEDQIFYYLVLFLFYVVNYFVMTYFNAAVIGAAIKRMMGDDPTMSDGFRFANKRLSQILGWAIVSATVGLILRLIEDRSQKIGAIVAGLLGAVWTLSSFLVIPILVVEGVGPIDALTKSTKLLKKTWGEQLVSNFGFGVIFFFLSLPLFLLIGGGVYLIALAEMLVPGIALFAIGVVLLILLGVIQTCLQSIFQAALYVYIRKGHIPGTRFHDNLMQNTVVHR; from the coding sequence ATGTCCTTCTTCAGCCGAATCGGAAATACCTGGGAACTGATGGGGGCGAGTTGGGATTTGCTCAAGCAGGATAAGGAACTGCTCTTCTTTCCCATCTTTTCTTCGATCAGTTGCCTGCTCGTCTCGGCGACTTTCCTGCTCCCCTTTTACATGGTGAGCGAATCGTTCGTTCCGCCTTCGCAAGAGGCTCCACTGGAGGATCAGATCTTCTACTACCTGGTTCTGTTCCTGTTTTACGTCGTGAATTATTTTGTCATGACGTACTTCAATGCGGCAGTGATCGGGGCGGCGATAAAACGAATGATGGGGGATGACCCGACGATGAGTGATGGGTTCCGATTCGCCAACAAACGGTTGTCCCAGATTCTCGGTTGGGCGATCGTCAGTGCGACTGTGGGGCTCATTCTGCGATTGATTGAAGATCGGTCGCAGAAAATTGGAGCGATCGTGGCGGGTCTGTTGGGGGCCGTTTGGACTTTATCCAGTTTCCTGGTGATTCCGATTCTGGTCGTTGAAGGAGTTGGACCGATCGACGCGCTGACTAAATCGACCAAGCTGCTCAAAAAGACTTGGGGCGAGCAACTCGTCAGTAACTTTGGCTTTGGGGTGATCTTCTTCTTTCTAAGCCTGCCCCTGTTCCTGCTGATCGGTGGCGGAGTCTACCTGATCGCCCTCGCAGAAATGCTGGTCCCTGGCATCGCCCTATTCGCCATTGGAGTTGTCCTGCTGATTCTCCTGGGCGTCATCCAAACTTGTTTGCAGTCGATCTTTCAGGCCGCTCTCTACGTCTACATCCGCAAAGGCCACATCCCCGGCACCCGCTTCCACGACAACCTGATGCAAAACACGGTGGTGCACCGGTAG
- a CDS encoding DUF3592 domain-containing protein, translating to MRVFDREEMTTSHSKLLEPERSIYFNGSIEEDPNGTLTAIYDTRMSVVSRWLIILSPIAAILLWLFTGLNLPVKIDITGLIDILASLVSPSLVLVLFLSYPVFEWRNNRQRKKGEIVCLSCSRKGELHIPDLGINLSDTQEVYLELVHDIKSKFIQFSEEQLELLSRNTPQLEPHDDVEFNYIIKEDKGYVRYPIMCNANNLNTLILAQRVSKLMDWPLLVHVGERVPEHRILNEMKALLQKPPTHDASDSQIKFEDSVSEEWRHQQTAINKKLKDANLKLAHNNKRMNKYVYTVMLIGGIALSGWLLYLTVSDYHSVQASQSRTVTKGMISQSNIKKTLNGQKAIFVPNIIYEYTVEGAEFTGNRIEFFPSKDTDRTAAAEIVAQYPIGTRVNVFYDPFNPEESTLSRGDMNDVYTKLLWSLGLLVCCAILIPDVWKHWCGNSVVNSSKKMRQADGSPSISP from the coding sequence ATGAGGGTATTTGACCGAGAAGAAATGACGACTAGCCATTCAAAACTACTGGAACCGGAGAGGTCCATCTACTTCAACGGTAGCATTGAAGAAGATCCGAACGGCACATTGACCGCCATTTACGATACTCGAATGTCCGTTGTTTCTCGCTGGCTTATTATCCTGAGTCCGATTGCTGCCATTCTGTTGTGGTTATTTACGGGCTTGAATCTACCAGTAAAGATCGACATCACTGGTCTCATAGATATTCTCGCAAGTCTCGTCTCCCCATCTCTCGTACTCGTACTGTTTTTATCTTACCCAGTGTTTGAGTGGAGAAATAATCGACAGCGAAAGAAAGGAGAGATAGTTTGTCTCTCGTGTAGCCGGAAAGGTGAACTGCACATCCCTGATTTGGGTATCAATCTTTCGGATACACAAGAAGTTTATCTGGAACTCGTTCATGACATCAAAAGCAAATTCATTCAATTCTCGGAAGAGCAGCTTGAACTCCTATCAAGAAATACTCCTCAATTAGAACCGCATGATGACGTTGAATTCAACTACATCATCAAGGAGGACAAGGGGTATGTTCGCTATCCGATCATGTGCAATGCTAACAATCTCAATACGCTGATATTGGCCCAAAGAGTATCAAAACTAATGGACTGGCCCTTACTTGTTCATGTTGGAGAACGTGTTCCAGAACATCGTATTCTCAATGAGATGAAAGCACTCCTCCAAAAACCACCTACTCATGACGCAAGTGACTCTCAAATCAAGTTTGAAGATTCAGTGAGCGAAGAGTGGCGTCACCAACAAACGGCAATAAACAAGAAATTAAAAGACGCTAATCTTAAATTGGCACACAACAACAAAAGAATGAACAAGTATGTCTACACCGTGATGCTGATAGGGGGGATCGCGTTGAGCGGATGGTTACTGTATTTAACAGTTAGCGACTACCATTCAGTTCAGGCTAGCCAATCCCGGACAGTGACGAAGGGAATGATCAGCCAGTCCAATATTAAGAAAACACTCAACGGCCAAAAGGCAATATTTGTCCCCAACATTATTTATGAATACACTGTTGAAGGAGCGGAGTTTACCGGCAATCGCATTGAGTTCTTTCCCTCCAAAGATACAGATAGGACGGCCGCTGCAGAGATTGTCGCTCAATATCCGATTGGAACTCGGGTCAATGTTTTCTATGATCCCTTTAATCCAGAAGAATCAACACTCTCTAGGGGAGATATGAACGACGTCTACACCAAGCTTCTCTGGTCGCTTGGACTACTGGTTTGTTGTGCAATCCTAATTCCGGATGTCTGGAAGCACTGGTGCGGTAATTCTGTTGTGAATTCATCAAAAAAGATGAGACAAGCTGATGGAAGCCCATCCATTTCTCCATGA
- a CDS encoding DUF3592 domain-containing protein — protein sequence MTKYLKQFFLTLYVGVFFFAVASFLWVCWYEYQKAYESMNWPTVQGEILNSDVSIHLDHSGVHVTYVPVVTYKFEVNETEYESDRLRIDNLRYCNREGAENSIKEYTAGVQIPVFYDPDQHANSVLIPRSEASFETFIEIGLSSFFILVFLGLALYLFFRARKSPPVNYPDFMGRFFRKWVFPFFLRLMYGSAIILSGSAILGYYLALDSSTWPSVQGTIIESLVDTRVNDEETSYAPQVKYEYVVDEIRHEGDRIRMFYPESSTWEFSQTIVEEYPVGREVNVFYKPDDPSWAVLIQGDEENAYRYLFDGSFAIIVSTLVMTILRLDNRRTTLIPQEFTDGTHDQNREQ from the coding sequence ATGACCAAATATCTTAAGCAATTTTTCCTGACCCTGTATGTCGGCGTCTTCTTTTTTGCAGTGGCTTCGTTCCTGTGGGTTTGCTGGTACGAATATCAAAAAGCGTACGAAAGCATGAACTGGCCCACCGTGCAGGGGGAGATTCTCAATTCAGATGTTTCAATTCACCTCGACCACTCAGGAGTCCACGTCACCTATGTACCGGTTGTCACTTATAAGTTCGAAGTGAATGAAACGGAATATGAGAGTGACCGTTTACGAATCGACAACCTGCGCTACTGTAATCGGGAGGGTGCCGAAAATAGTATCAAAGAATATACGGCAGGCGTACAAATTCCTGTTTTTTATGATCCCGACCAGCACGCCAACTCAGTGTTGATTCCGCGAAGTGAGGCCAGTTTTGAGACGTTCATTGAAATCGGTCTCAGTAGTTTCTTTATTCTGGTTTTCCTGGGACTGGCCCTTTATCTATTTTTCCGAGCGAGGAAGTCCCCCCCCGTCAACTATCCTGATTTTATGGGCAGATTTTTCAGAAAATGGGTATTTCCCTTCTTCTTACGACTCATGTATGGATCTGCAATTATCCTCAGCGGATCGGCGATCCTGGGTTACTATCTGGCACTTGATAGCAGCACATGGCCGTCGGTGCAGGGGACCATTATCGAGTCACTCGTCGATACCCGTGTAAATGATGAGGAAACCTCTTATGCCCCCCAAGTCAAGTATGAGTACGTTGTGGATGAAATTCGACACGAAGGGGACCGCATAAGAATGTTTTATCCCGAGTCCAGCACTTGGGAATTTTCCCAGACAATCGTCGAAGAATACCCCGTTGGTCGCGAAGTCAATGTATTCTACAAACCTGATGACCCGAGCTGGGCAGTCCTCATTCAAGGGGACGAAGAAAATGCTTACAGGTACCTGTTTGATGGATCCTTTGCCATCATTGTATCGACCTTGGTAATGACGATCCTCCGACTCGATAACCGCCGAACAACTTTGATCCCACAAGAGTTTACAGACGGAACACACGATCAAAACCGTGAGCAATAA
- the acnA gene encoding aconitate hydratase AcnA: MATEDKFGAEARLKTKSGEYTYYSLPALGKKLGIDFQKLPYSIRVLLESCLRNLDDFIVSEDDVKNIAGWDAKNVKQVEIPFTPGRVVLQDFTGVPAVVDLAALRAAMVRMGGDPTKINPLVQCDLVIDHSVQVDAFASRFALQTNVDIEFERNQERYQFLRWGQQAFDNFRVVPPATGIVHQVNLEYLANGTLVKDGVVYPDSLVGTDSHTTMINGLGVVGWGVGGIEAEAVMLGQPIYMLLPEVVGFKLTGKLPEGATATDLVLMVTQMLRKHGVVGKFVEYFGPGLNSMSLPDRATLANMAPEYGATMGFFPVDHETVQYLLRTGRDKAAAELMEEYFKAQEMFHTVDSPDPEFTSTLELDLSTVVPSMAGPKRPQDRILLTDMKSQFEKDLKETFDKPTMTAPVDIEGSDDVAITDGAVVIAAITSCTNTSNPSVMLAAGLVAQKAAAKGLKPKPWVKTSLAPGSRVVTEYLEKSGLDKSLDELGFQTVGYGCTTCIGNSGPLPDPIANAIVKGDLVASAVLSGNRNFEGRINQHIKANYLASPPLVVAYAIAGSTDVDLVTEPLGQDQDGNDVFLKDIWPTQKEIIDTMAGAITPEMFVEQYSHAADGPPEWQAIESSEGSLYEWEDKSTYVQEPPFFVDMPLTPGPVESITGARVLVSVGDSTTTDHISPAGAIKPDSPAGLYLQENGIGPKDFNSYGSRRGNDRVMTRGTFANIRLKNLLCPGTEGGVTKYLPTDEQTSIYDAAMKYKEAGTPLVVLAGAEYGTGSSRDWAAKGTYLLGVKAVIAASYERIHRSNLVGMGVLPLQFRESESRESLGLDGSETFDIQLDDNLKPQQTIEVTATKTNGDVVHFTTVCRIDTPVEVEYYRNGGILHTVLRQLAKN; the protein is encoded by the coding sequence ATGGCGACCGAGGACAAATTCGGTGCCGAGGCACGTTTAAAAACAAAAAGCGGAGAATACACATACTACAGCCTGCCTGCCTTGGGCAAAAAGCTGGGTATCGATTTCCAAAAACTTCCCTATTCGATCCGCGTGCTGCTCGAATCCTGCCTGCGAAATCTGGACGACTTCATCGTTAGCGAAGACGACGTCAAAAACATTGCTGGCTGGGATGCCAAAAATGTAAAACAGGTCGAAATCCCATTCACCCCAGGGCGTGTTGTTCTGCAGGACTTCACCGGTGTCCCTGCCGTCGTTGACCTGGCTGCACTGCGTGCCGCAATGGTCCGCATGGGTGGTGACCCAACCAAAATTAACCCACTCGTTCAATGTGACCTTGTCATCGACCACTCAGTGCAGGTTGATGCATTCGCAAGCCGATTTGCTTTGCAGACGAACGTCGATATCGAATTCGAACGAAACCAGGAACGATACCAGTTCCTCCGCTGGGGTCAGCAGGCGTTTGATAATTTCCGCGTCGTGCCTCCCGCCACCGGGATCGTCCACCAGGTGAACCTCGAATACCTGGCCAACGGTACGCTCGTCAAAGATGGCGTCGTCTATCCTGACAGCCTTGTGGGAACAGACAGCCACACAACCATGATCAATGGCCTGGGCGTCGTTGGTTGGGGTGTTGGTGGTATCGAAGCGGAAGCAGTCATGCTGGGGCAACCCATTTACATGCTGCTTCCCGAAGTCGTCGGTTTCAAACTGACGGGTAAACTGCCTGAAGGAGCCACCGCAACAGACCTCGTGCTGATGGTTACCCAGATGCTGCGTAAGCATGGTGTGGTCGGCAAATTCGTCGAATACTTCGGACCAGGCCTCAACAGCATGAGCTTGCCCGACCGGGCGACATTAGCCAACATGGCTCCCGAATACGGAGCAACCATGGGCTTCTTCCCTGTCGACCACGAGACAGTCCAGTACCTGCTGCGTACCGGTCGCGACAAGGCCGCAGCAGAACTGATGGAAGAGTACTTTAAAGCTCAGGAAATGTTCCACACGGTCGATTCGCCCGATCCGGAATTCACGAGCACGCTCGAACTCGATCTCTCCACCGTCGTCCCCTCGATGGCAGGTCCCAAACGTCCTCAGGACCGTATCCTGCTGACCGACATGAAATCGCAGTTTGAAAAAGATCTCAAAGAGACCTTCGACAAACCAACGATGACTGCTCCTGTGGATATCGAAGGTTCCGACGATGTCGCCATCACCGACGGTGCCGTCGTGATCGCCGCCATCACCAGTTGTACGAACACGAGTAACCCCTCGGTAATGCTTGCTGCTGGCCTGGTGGCTCAGAAAGCCGCCGCCAAAGGGCTCAAGCCTAAACCCTGGGTCAAAACCAGCCTGGCTCCTGGTAGCCGGGTCGTCACCGAGTACTTGGAAAAATCGGGCCTCGACAAGTCTCTCGATGAGCTTGGTTTCCAAACTGTAGGCTATGGTTGCACTACCTGTATTGGAAACAGTGGACCGCTGCCGGATCCCATCGCCAATGCGATTGTTAAAGGAGACCTCGTCGCCTCCGCCGTGCTGTCTGGTAACCGTAACTTCGAAGGCCGAATCAACCAGCACATTAAAGCGAACTACCTCGCTTCACCGCCGCTGGTCGTCGCTTACGCAATCGCTGGCTCAACCGACGTCGATCTGGTTACGGAACCACTCGGACAAGACCAGGACGGAAACGATGTCTTCCTGAAAGATATCTGGCCGACTCAGAAAGAAATCATCGACACCATGGCCGGAGCCATTACTCCGGAAATGTTCGTTGAACAGTATTCGCATGCTGCCGATGGTCCGCCCGAGTGGCAGGCGATCGAGAGCAGCGAAGGTTCTCTCTACGAATGGGAAGACAAAAGCACCTACGTGCAGGAGCCTCCCTTCTTCGTTGATATGCCTCTGACACCCGGTCCTGTTGAATCAATTACCGGAGCCCGCGTGCTGGTCTCCGTTGGCGATTCCACTACCACGGACCACATCAGCCCCGCCGGAGCGATTAAACCCGATTCCCCCGCCGGACTGTACTTGCAGGAAAACGGCATTGGACCGAAAGACTTCAACAGCTACGGTTCCCGTCGTGGTAACGACCGCGTAATGACTCGCGGAACGTTCGCCAACATCCGTCTGAAAAACCTGCTCTGTCCCGGGACAGAAGGGGGAGTCACCAAGTACTTACCCACGGACGAACAGACATCGATCTACGATGCCGCCATGAAGTACAAAGAAGCCGGAACTCCACTGGTGGTTCTTGCTGGTGCCGAATACGGAACGGGGTCTTCCCGTGACTGGGCTGCTAAGGGAACTTACCTGTTGGGCGTGAAGGCGGTAATCGCCGCATCGTACGAACGTATCCACCGGTCAAACCTGGTCGGTATGGGCGTGCTGCCTCTCCAGTTCCGCGAGAGCGAATCCCGCGAGAGCCTGGGTCTGGATGGTTCCGAGACGTTCGATATCCAACTGGATGACAACCTCAAACCTCAGCAGACCATCGAAGTCACCGCGACGAAAACCAACGGCGACGTCGTTCACTTCACCACGGTCTGTCGTATCGACACCCCCGTCGAAGTCGAATACTACCGCAACGGTGGTATCCTCCACACAGTCCTGCGACAGCTGGCGAAAAACTAA
- a CDS encoding MoaD/ThiS family protein yields the protein MIPTMPRVCFTPNLHKLVDVHEYEVAGSTIAQALEDVFSRQPTLQSYIVDDQKRLRRHINVFVDGELIRGAHPLNTEIRPESEIYIMQALSGG from the coding sequence ATGATCCCCACGATGCCCCGTGTCTGTTTCACTCCGAATCTGCATAAGCTGGTCGACGTCCACGAATATGAGGTTGCCGGTTCGACCATCGCTCAGGCTCTCGAAGACGTCTTTTCCCGGCAGCCCACGTTGCAAAGTTATATCGTCGACGATCAGAAACGATTGCGGCGTCACATCAACGTGTTTGTAGACGGCGAGCTGATTCGGGGGGCTCACCCTCTTAATACAGAGATTCGTCCTGAATCTGAAATCTACATCATGCAGGCATTATCTGGCGGGTGA
- a CDS encoding WD40/YVTN/BNR-like repeat-containing protein yields the protein MSEELYVGTRKGLFILEQNEEDWSIKRHEFPGEPVSMIMPDPRDGMLYAALTHGHFGAKLHRSADSGESWEECGLPTYPETAETESVVAETTGEKPKGDSLEEIWAMEPGSGSRLWAGTIPGGLFYSDDQGTNWQLVESLWNDPQRPQWMGGGKDHAGLHSICVDPRNPDRITVAVSVGGVWQTNDGGTSWDLIGEGLRAEYMPPDQASSLLMQDPHLLVHCPASPDHMWIQHHNGIFRSENGGLNWSEITDVDPAVFGFAVAVHPDKPDLAWFVPAIKDETRIPFQGEFVVTRTQDGGKSFDKLTSGLPQNNAFDIVYRHALAVDPIGTTLAMGSTTGNLWISQNSGDDWKSISNHLPPVYCLKFNPTRN from the coding sequence ATGAGTGAAGAACTCTACGTTGGAACTCGAAAAGGTTTGTTTATTCTGGAACAAAACGAAGAAGATTGGTCGATCAAACGACATGAGTTTCCGGGGGAGCCAGTTTCGATGATAATGCCCGATCCGCGAGACGGAATGCTATATGCCGCATTAACTCATGGGCATTTTGGCGCGAAACTCCATCGTTCGGCGGATAGTGGAGAGAGCTGGGAAGAGTGTGGACTTCCCACTTATCCGGAGACGGCTGAAACGGAATCGGTGGTGGCCGAGACGACCGGCGAGAAACCCAAAGGAGATTCGCTCGAAGAGATTTGGGCGATGGAACCAGGATCAGGATCGCGTCTCTGGGCAGGGACGATTCCGGGTGGGCTTTTTTACTCAGACGATCAGGGGACGAACTGGCAGCTCGTCGAGTCATTATGGAACGACCCGCAGCGACCGCAGTGGATGGGGGGCGGGAAAGACCATGCCGGGTTGCATTCCATCTGCGTCGACCCTCGCAATCCAGATCGGATCACTGTCGCTGTTTCAGTGGGGGGCGTTTGGCAGACGAATGATGGCGGGACAAGCTGGGATTTGATTGGCGAGGGCTTACGAGCCGAATATATGCCTCCCGACCAGGCAAGCAGTTTGCTCATGCAGGATCCACATCTCTTAGTCCACTGCCCTGCCTCGCCCGATCATATGTGGATTCAGCATCATAATGGTATCTTCCGTTCAGAAAATGGGGGCCTCAACTGGAGCGAAATCACGGATGTCGATCCGGCGGTCTTTGGTTTTGCCGTCGCGGTTCATCCCGACAAACCTGATCTGGCTTGGTTTGTTCCGGCGATCAAAGATGAAACCCGAATTCCCTTCCAAGGAGAATTTGTGGTCACTCGGACACAAGATGGTGGGAAGTCATTCGATAAGCTGACTTCAGGGCTTCCGCAGAATAATGCTTTCGACATCGTATACAGGCATGCTCTGGCGGTGGATCCCATCGGTACGACTCTGGCAATGGGTTCCACAACGGGGAATTTATGGATTTCGCAAAACAGCGGAGATGACTGGAAATCAATTTCCAATCACCTTCCGCCTGTCTATTGCCTGAAGTTTAATCCTACGAGAAATTGA
- a CDS encoding YbaN family protein has protein sequence MIRQVHSTPPDQQPGQASSENNAEVKGERRDESEQKASKPETRLVRLKSPVQPVTGLRRVIYIFLATFFFILGIIGAILPVIPTTPFLLLTSFFLIRVSPHLNETLINAPLVGPILYDWQEQRGVRLTVKIQAIVIVLCAVASSMYFANMSYVGNSILVVLALIGIGVILRIPSLANKDNS, from the coding sequence ATGATTCGTCAGGTTCATTCGACACCACCAGATCAGCAGCCAGGGCAAGCTTCGTCGGAAAACAACGCCGAAGTCAAAGGCGAGCGTCGTGACGAGTCAGAGCAGAAAGCCTCCAAGCCTGAGACTCGATTGGTCCGATTGAAATCGCCTGTTCAGCCTGTCACTGGTCTTAGGCGGGTGATCTATATTTTTCTGGCAACATTCTTTTTCATTCTCGGGATCATCGGTGCGATTCTGCCCGTGATTCCGACGACCCCTTTTCTATTGTTAACCAGTTTCTTTCTTATTCGCGTTTCACCACATCTGAATGAAACGCTGATCAATGCTCCCCTGGTGGGGCCGATTCTTTATGACTGGCAGGAACAGCGCGGCGTTCGATTAACCGTGAAAATACAGGCCATTGTGATTGTCCTATGTGCGGTGGCTTCCTCCATGTATTTTGCAAACATGTCCTACGTTGGAAATTCCATCCTGGTCGTTTTGGCTCTGATTGGAATTGGAGTCATTCTGCGGATTCCTAGCTTGGCGAATAAAGACAACTCCTGA